A portion of the Trichoplusia ni isolate ovarian cell line Hi5 chromosome 12, tn1, whole genome shotgun sequence genome contains these proteins:
- the LOC113499359 gene encoding Down syndrome cell adhesion molecule-like protein Dscam2 — protein MNLFSNNEFFLPPLEPPTPPTDLSVDSIKSRSVKLSWRDMTRSLAQFYSLQISSSQRLSWSNARVINITRLEEIRHTMEVDDLLPATSYTARVAGGNQADLSHYSTPVRFTTTEEAPSSPPIGVQLEQTESPGELRVRWLPPPADTHNGLIIGYRLKAVPQLTGIKETEETSDKTIKTASLYAKQETIVGGLLKGVRYAVSIAAFNSAGAGPFSVPLFQDTREGAPEEGPSSVECGGVTSTALRVSWQPIPPHKQAGALIGYTVLYAAQGRQWMNSTSLVTELRLQGLYKFTNYTVKVAGFSNYGLGPYSFPIICATLQDVPEAPAEIKLLAQSSTTLLVSWKRPRQPNGRLLHYTVYCKPTASNDGPQAIRVDVQSITDAYEKSQTLELKGLNEGRQYDVWVTASTLVGEGPESRRVTNTPSQKVVAGVASLGGEITVAVRNSLLLECKSVGSPPPRTVWYHNQNIITHHPRFTRHRDDSLLIKSIDQSLSGNYTCLAKNLYGSDSVVFTVKVLPLPDPPTLRATPYKDYIIVEWDEIRSYGNDSYGFGISYNLTWRENDGLWQEAWPVTRENRLQGIQQHTLAGLKCGTKYSIRVTATDSIGTSAPAHIDVTTLGGAPVSPPSTDWLWSNATHIYIQLSGWDDSGCDVIRWEVDYRVLGSSLWHRAENKAPMDLNLGWSYIEGHYQAPPLRSIPTSYAVGSLAPANWYQLRVTAINDAGSASTVYTYATKTLEGEEIGPPSELIDLNMLVIVCSSILLVICLMAFFCILFRRHRQNYSSQYRHSIADEVKSRNESVASQSEHKERYAHAPRIYTSPVHNRKTSKNEMFEISPYAEFALGFRTFDHVENQDLPSRLPSRPRFDTETSFQTRSESDDSDSTSKATVSVMPKRHCRTPHHR, from the exons ATGAATCTCTTCTCTAATAATGAATTCTTTCTTCCCCCTTTAGAACCTCCAACACCACCAACGGATCTATCAGTCGACTCCATTAAGAGTAGATCTGTAAAGCTGTCTTGGAGAGATATGACCAGATCTCTCGCTCAGTTCTACAGTCTTCAGATCAGCAGCAGCCAAAGACTGTCTTGGAGTAATGCTAGAGTTATTAACATCACTAG atTAGAAGAAATACGCCATACAATGGAGGTTGATGACTTACTGCCAGCCACCAGCTACACAGCGAGGGTTGCCGGGGGCAACCAGGCTGACCTCAGCCATTACTCCACTCCAGTCAGATTTACAACTACCGAAGAAG CTCCATCCTCACCACCCATTGGCGTGCAGCTGGAACAAACGGAGTCACCTGGAGAACTCCGAGTCAGATGGCTGCCACCGCCCGCTGATACTCATAACGGATTGATTATAGGATATAGGCTGAAAGCTGTTCCACAGCTGACTGGAATCAAAG AAACAGAGGAAACCAGTGATAAAACTATCAAGACGGCATCTCTATACGCAAAACAAGAGACAATCGTAGGAGGACTTCTGAAAGGCGTCAG gtacgCAGTATCAATAGCTGCATTCAACAGTGCAGGTGCAGGACCATTCTCAGTTCCATTATTCCAAGATACGAGAGAGGGAG CTCCAGAAGAAGGACCATCATCAGTGGAATGTGGCGGAGTGACGTCAACAGCGCTACGCGTGAGCTGGCAGCCGATACCGCCGCACAAGCAGGCAGGAGCTCTGATAGGCTACACAGTGTTGTATGCTGCTCAAG GTCGACAATGGATGAACTCGACGTCTCTCGTCACGGAACTTCGGCTACAAGGACTCTACAAATTCACTAACTACACCGTCAAAGTGGCCGGGTTCTCTAACTACGGGCTTGGTCCTTATTCCTTCCCTATTATCTGTGCGACGTTGCAAGATG TGCCTGAAGCACCGGCGGAAATTAAACTGCTGGCTCAATCGTCGACTACTCTTTTAGTTAGCTGGAAAAGGCCGAGACAGCCGAATGGAAGGCTTTTACATTATACTGTGTACTGCAAGCCGACGGCCAG CAACGACGGCCCCCAAGCGATCAGGGTTGACGTCCAAAGCATCACTGATGCCTACGAAAAGTCTCAGACCTTAGAACTGAAAGGTTTGAACGAAGGTCGCCAGTATGACGTGTGGGTGACAGCAAGCACACTGGTTGGTGAAGGACCTGAAAGTCGGAGAGTCACCAACACGCCTTCCCAAAAAG TGGTAGCTGGCGTTGCGTCTCTTGGTGGAGAAATAACGGTAGCGGTAAGGAACTCCTTGCTTCTCGAATGCAAAAGCGTCGGATCCCCTCCGCCAAGGACAGTGTGGTATCACAATCAGAACATCATCACTCACCATCCACGATTCACGAGGCATCGTGATGATAGTTTACTGATAAAAA GTATCGACCAGTCTCTCAGTGGGAACTACACTTGCTTGGCTAAAAACCTTTACGGTTCAGACTCCGTAGTATTTACGGTGAAAGTTCTGCCGTTGCCGGACCCCCCGACATTAAGAGCGACCCCGTACAAAGATTACATTATCGTTGAGTGGGACGAAATCAGGTCTTATGGGAACGACTCGTATGGATTCGGAATCA GTTACAACCTAACTTGGAGAGAAAACGACGGGCTTTGGCAAGAAGCTTGGCCAGTGACGCGAGAGAACCGTCTCCAAGGAATCCAACAGCACACACTGGCTGGTCTCAAATGCGGGACAAAGTACTCCATCAGAGTTACAGCTACCGACAGTATTGGTACCTCAGCACCAGCCCATATTGACGTCACGACACTGGGTGGAG CACCAGTATCGCCGCCCTCGACTGACTGGCTTTGGAGCAACGCCACCCACATCTACATACAGCTCAGTGGCTGGGACGATAGTGGTTGTGATGTCATCAGATGGGAGGTGGACTATAGAGTGCTCGGCTCAAGTCTATGGCATCGGGCTGAGAATAAAGCa CCCATGGATCTTAATCTTGGCTGGAGTTACATCGAAGGCCACTACCAAGCTCCACCACTCCGTTCCATACCGACATCGTACGCTGTCGGATCTCTCGCTCCCGCAAATTGGTACCAGCTAAGAGTGACTGCGATAAACGATGCGGGCTCAGCTTCCACTGTTTATACTTATGCAACCAAGACGCTTGAAGGAG AGGAAATCGGACCACCATCGGAGCTCATAGATCTAAATATGCTGGTCATCGTGTGTAGTTCTATTCTGCTCGTCATATGTTTGATGGCCTTCTTCTGTATTTTGTTCAGAAGGCACAG ACAAAACTATTCATCACAATACCGCCACTCGATCGCTGATGAAGTGAAGTCGCGGAACGAGAGCGTCGCCTCCCAGTCCGAGCATAAAGAGCGGTATGCGCACGCGCCGAGGATCTATACGTCGCCAGTGCATAACAGGAAGACTAGTAAGAATG AAATGTTCGAAATCAGTCCATATGCGGAGTTCGCGCTGGGCTTCAGAACGTTCGACCACGTTGAGAACCAGGACCTGCCGAGCAGGCTGCCCAGTAGACCGAGATTCGATACTg AAACAAGTTTCCAGACTCGTTCGGAGTCTGATGACAGCGACAGTACATCCAAAGCCACTGTCTCTGTGATGCCAAAAC gtCACTGCCGAACCCCACACCACAgataa